The Alosa alosa isolate M-15738 ecotype Scorff River chromosome 3, AALO_Geno_1.1, whole genome shotgun sequence nucleotide sequence ATAGTGTCATGTTTCAATCCAAGTAATGAACAGAAGTGTATGTATGGGTTATTAAGTTAGGAAAGGCACAGCATCCGGATGGGCCTAGGTcactttattattaaacaaaaacatgatcatAATTATTTACAATTGAACATAGAAAAAGAACAAATATATGAAAGAAcaaccatttttctttttttctaggATGAGGATGGAAATTAGGAACGACAGACTTCAGTCCACATATTTGCCCAGGATATCAGCATCTCGGAACAGGAAGTAATCCTAGGGGACAGATTAATAACGATGTGTTACAGCATTTACAAAGAGCACAAACAAAAGGGTTATcacaattacatttttttttcttcaataaATCCTAATGAGAATGAGAGCATTTTAATCCAAATACTCTCCAAAATTCTTGGAGAAAAGTATTTCAACTATCAAGTAGTGGGAAAAAAAGAATTTGAAAGATTATATTTCCGTAGCATAATACCATAAAATGATCCGTATCACTTCTCAATTTATAAATTGCCTTCTAGATTGATACTGTATCTCAGGATTACTGAGAGCATATTGATAATGCAACATTAATCCATGATCAACTGGTAACAAGAAATACATTTATTGGTTTAAACCATTACCTGGTTATCAAGAATAACCTTGGTTCCTCCATATTCCGGTAATAGCACTTTCTCACCAACTTTCACACAGACAGGCTGCATGTCCCCTTtctaaaataaacagaaaattaagttacgttttttttttttatttaaaaacaaagaaaCCGTTTACCCAAGTCACAAAAGACTCAAATGTAAATAACAGTTTACAGTGCAATCAACTACATGACAACACAGTGATTAATTAAGCTTAATTAAGCCTTGACATGTCTGTGTGCAGGGGTCTTCTAATCACCTGGTTGACAGAGCCGGGGCCCACAGCCACCACTGTGGCCTGTAACACTTTGGCTTGTGACTTCTCTGGCAACATGATGCCACCCTTTGTCACAGTTTCTGCAGCTAGCCGCTCCACCAACACACGGTCAAACATAGGCAGAAATTTCCGGAAAGCCTGTAGAAGGAGAGCAGAGTGCACAAGGGGTTATGAATTCATTGTGCAATATCCTTGACTAGCACTAGAGGGCAATGGTTATTGGTATTAGGCAGAGCCGTACGGTATTAGGCATTGGTTTCGCAACAGACTTACTTAACATTTGGCTGCAAAGTCTCAGGGTTATCTCCTTCTTAACCAAATTTTGACCCCCTGTATTGTTCTAAATAGTTAATACTGCAGCACACTAGTTACACTATAATGATACTGTATGGCACATAATCACACAGCCATTATCAATGCGTACAAACACAAAGTTCTGAGTTTGCAAGCACACAATCTTATTCCAGATGTAAAAAATGCAAGTGTATTAATAAAGTGTTGACCAAAGATACTACATTTTACATTATACTACTCTACAGTGTACTTACAACATGTGAAGAGAGACAAGATATGTGATCAAAAATCTAGTCATACCAGTACACACACCCTATTAATTACAATAATGTCGATTAATAAACTAATTATTGATTATTGTTGTAATAAGAAACACACAGGCTAAGCATTGTTGCAAGGATgaacatcctcctcctctcagttACAAACTTGTGCTTTGCCTGTTTCAATGTGGGTCTGTCAAAGAATTTGGTCTGGAAAAGTCTTAAAAAGTAATTTCGCAATGGCTCAAAACCAAAACCAAATTTTACTAAGTTCTGTGGACATGAGAAAGCTAGACAAATCAAGATAAGAATTTGTTGCAACAGCAGCCTATTGACCTTGGATGAAGGTCATGAAACAGAGGGGGGGGATGGAGGACATACAGGTTCAGGCCAGTTTTATCCCAGTGGGGGTGCGTTTTGGTGTAGACAGAGGAAGAGCTTTTGTTAATATGTATCATTGCAGCCTAGAACTAAGGACAGACACTACAGAGATCAACTCCGGTGCCTGGT carries:
- the hspe1 gene encoding 10 kDa heat shock protein, mitochondrial, with product MAFRKFLPMFDRVLVERLAAETVTKGGIMLPEKSQAKVLQATVVAVGPGSVNQKGDMQPVCVKVGEKVLLPEYGGTKVILDNQDYFLFRDADILGKYVD